One genomic segment of Helianthus annuus cultivar XRQ/B chromosome 14, HanXRQr2.0-SUNRISE, whole genome shotgun sequence includes these proteins:
- the LOC110884366 gene encoding protein RTF1 homolog isoform X2, with amino-acid sequence MKPGTMNELDEMLLKAAGVNNPDSPPPSRRRRKGSYSDDGSDSRDDESDDDRGYAGRKPSGSQVPLKKRLDPTERDDEHSSSREDDEDGDDDDRYDREGDSDDDSVGSDLYKNEEDRKRLAKMSELEREMILADRATKRNDKDLKNTLKDKKQKEKSNQSRKDNPPPHTAKLRSSARLDRADKKDGALNQLRNKKMQRQQDPESRWKRKDTDSIGKQKGFTGALSTASRSVSGSQSEDEDSVRETGDTDDENVSDSSTLTYEDVKGITIRRSKLAKWFMEPFFEELIIGCFVRVGIGKSKSGPIYRLCIVRNVDAADPDRQYKLENKMTHKYLNVVWGNESSAARWQMAMISDSPPVKEEFDQLLREVDRHGGRMPSKQEVLEKREAIEKTNSFVYSAETVKQMLQEKKSTIRRPLNVAAEKDRLRRDMEFAQMKHDEAEVEKIKARLQELEASRQGQEKDKKAIRLAEMNRKNRVENFKNASEMKPVNTGLKAGEAGYDPFSRRWTRSRNYYVSKPGETAAGEANGGDAQTAAGVGPKAGLVATAAALEAAADAGKLVDTNAPVDQGTESNMLHDFDLPISLASLQKFGGAHGVQAGFMARKQRIEATVGCQVPENDGRRHALTLSVSDYKRRRGLL; translated from the exons ATGAAACCAG GAACAATGAACGAATTGGATGAGATGCTTCTTAAAGCGGCAGGAGTAAACAACCCGGATTCCCCACCGCCATCTAGGAGACGGCGTAAGGGCTCGTATTCCGATGATGGAAGTGATTCAAGAGATGACGAGTCGGATGATGACCGTGGGTATGCTGGCAGGAAGCCTTCCGGTTCTCAAGTTCCGTTGAAGAAAAGACTGGACCCCACAGAACGAGACGATGAACATAGCAGCAGCCGTGAAGATGATGAAGacggtgatgatgatgataggTATGATCGTGAGGGTGACAGTGATGATGACTCTGTTGGAAGTGATCTTTACAAAAACGAAGAAGATAGAAAACGGCTCGCAAAGATGTCGGAGCTTGAACGAGAGATGATACTCGCTGACCGTGCAACTAAGAGAAACGATAAAGATTTGAAAAACACTCTAAAGGATAAGAAACAGAAAGAAAAGTCGAATCAATCAAGAAAAGACAATCCTCCACCACATACAGCTAAGCTCCGTTCTTCTGCTCGGTTAGACCGTGCGGATAAAAAAGACGGTGCGTTGAATCAACTACGCAACAAGAAAATGCAACGTCAGCAAGATCCAGAGTCTCGTTGGAAGCGTAAAGATACCGACTCCATAGGCAAACAGAAGGGCTTCACAGGTGCTTTAAGCACCGCAAGTCGTAGCGTTAGTGGGTCCCAGAGTGAAGATGAAGATTCAGTACGCGAAACGGGCGATACGGATGATGAAAATGTGTCAGATTCGTCAACCCTTACGTACGAGGATGTGAAGGGAATTACGATAAGACGGTCGAAATTGGCAAAATGGTTTATGGAGCCTTTCTTTGAGGAGTTGATTATCGGTTGCTTTGTGAGGGTTGGTATCGGAAAGTCGAAATCGGGCCCGATTTACCGGCTCTGTATAGTTAGAAACGTGGATGCAGCTGATCCCGACCGACAATACAAGTTGGAAAACAAGATGACTCATAAATATCTGAATGTTGTCTGGGGAAACGAAAGTTCTGCTGCCAGGTGGCAGATGGCTATGATATCAGACTCGCCACCAGTCAAAGAAGAGTTTGACCAACTACTTCGAGAGGTTGACCGGCACGGTGGAAGGATGCCTAGTAAACAAGAGGTGTTGGAAAAACGAGAAGCCATTGAAAAAACCAACTCGTTCGTCTACTCTGCGGAAACCGTGAAGCAAATGTTACAGGAGAAAAAGTCAACCATAAGAAGACCATTAAACGTTGCGGCTGAGAAAGACCGGTTAAGGAGAGACATGGAATTCGCTCAAATGAAACACGATGAGGCGGAAGTTGAGAAGATTAAAGCAAGACTTCAAGAACTAGAAGCTTCTCGTCAAGGTCAAGAGAAAGATAAGAAGGCAATAAGACTCGCGGAAATGAATAGAAAGAATCGCGTCGAGAACTTCAAGAATGCTTCTGAAATGAAGCCCGTGAATACGGGTCTGAAGGCTGGTGAAGCGGGTTACGACCCGTTTTCAAGAAGGTGGACTCGGTCCAGGAATTACTATGTTTCGAAGCCCGGTGAAACCGCTGCAGGTGAAGCCAATGGCGGGGACGCGCAAACGGCTGCAGGAGTGGGTCCTAAAGCGGGCCTTGTGGCTACTGCGGCTGCACTGGAAGCTGCAGCCGATGCGGGGAAGTTGGTGGATACTAATGCTCCTGTGGATCAAGGGACCGAGTCAAACATGTTGCATGATTTTGACCTGCCGATTTCGTTGGCGTCACTTCAGAAGTTTGGTGGGGCCCACGGAGTCCAGGCGGGGTTCATGGCTCGGAAACAGAGGATAGAAGCAACAGTTGGGTGCCAGGTCCCTGAGAACGATGGAAGGAGGCATGCGTTGACCCTGTCGGTTAGCGACTATAAGAGACGTAGAGGTTTGCTTTAG
- the LOC110884366 gene encoding protein RTF1 homolog isoform X1, giving the protein MKPEYAGTMNELDEMLLKAAGVNNPDSPPPSRRRRKGSYSDDGSDSRDDESDDDRGYAGRKPSGSQVPLKKRLDPTERDDEHSSSREDDEDGDDDDRYDREGDSDDDSVGSDLYKNEEDRKRLAKMSELEREMILADRATKRNDKDLKNTLKDKKQKEKSNQSRKDNPPPHTAKLRSSARLDRADKKDGALNQLRNKKMQRQQDPESRWKRKDTDSIGKQKGFTGALSTASRSVSGSQSEDEDSVRETGDTDDENVSDSSTLTYEDVKGITIRRSKLAKWFMEPFFEELIIGCFVRVGIGKSKSGPIYRLCIVRNVDAADPDRQYKLENKMTHKYLNVVWGNESSAARWQMAMISDSPPVKEEFDQLLREVDRHGGRMPSKQEVLEKREAIEKTNSFVYSAETVKQMLQEKKSTIRRPLNVAAEKDRLRRDMEFAQMKHDEAEVEKIKARLQELEASRQGQEKDKKAIRLAEMNRKNRVENFKNASEMKPVNTGLKAGEAGYDPFSRRWTRSRNYYVSKPGETAAGEANGGDAQTAAGVGPKAGLVATAAALEAAADAGKLVDTNAPVDQGTESNMLHDFDLPISLASLQKFGGAHGVQAGFMARKQRIEATVGCQVPENDGRRHALTLSVSDYKRRRGLL; this is encoded by the exons ATGAAACCAG AATATGCAGGAACAATGAACGAATTGGATGAGATGCTTCTTAAAGCGGCAGGAGTAAACAACCCGGATTCCCCACCGCCATCTAGGAGACGGCGTAAGGGCTCGTATTCCGATGATGGAAGTGATTCAAGAGATGACGAGTCGGATGATGACCGTGGGTATGCTGGCAGGAAGCCTTCCGGTTCTCAAGTTCCGTTGAAGAAAAGACTGGACCCCACAGAACGAGACGATGAACATAGCAGCAGCCGTGAAGATGATGAAGacggtgatgatgatgataggTATGATCGTGAGGGTGACAGTGATGATGACTCTGTTGGAAGTGATCTTTACAAAAACGAAGAAGATAGAAAACGGCTCGCAAAGATGTCGGAGCTTGAACGAGAGATGATACTCGCTGACCGTGCAACTAAGAGAAACGATAAAGATTTGAAAAACACTCTAAAGGATAAGAAACAGAAAGAAAAGTCGAATCAATCAAGAAAAGACAATCCTCCACCACATACAGCTAAGCTCCGTTCTTCTGCTCGGTTAGACCGTGCGGATAAAAAAGACGGTGCGTTGAATCAACTACGCAACAAGAAAATGCAACGTCAGCAAGATCCAGAGTCTCGTTGGAAGCGTAAAGATACCGACTCCATAGGCAAACAGAAGGGCTTCACAGGTGCTTTAAGCACCGCAAGTCGTAGCGTTAGTGGGTCCCAGAGTGAAGATGAAGATTCAGTACGCGAAACGGGCGATACGGATGATGAAAATGTGTCAGATTCGTCAACCCTTACGTACGAGGATGTGAAGGGAATTACGATAAGACGGTCGAAATTGGCAAAATGGTTTATGGAGCCTTTCTTTGAGGAGTTGATTATCGGTTGCTTTGTGAGGGTTGGTATCGGAAAGTCGAAATCGGGCCCGATTTACCGGCTCTGTATAGTTAGAAACGTGGATGCAGCTGATCCCGACCGACAATACAAGTTGGAAAACAAGATGACTCATAAATATCTGAATGTTGTCTGGGGAAACGAAAGTTCTGCTGCCAGGTGGCAGATGGCTATGATATCAGACTCGCCACCAGTCAAAGAAGAGTTTGACCAACTACTTCGAGAGGTTGACCGGCACGGTGGAAGGATGCCTAGTAAACAAGAGGTGTTGGAAAAACGAGAAGCCATTGAAAAAACCAACTCGTTCGTCTACTCTGCGGAAACCGTGAAGCAAATGTTACAGGAGAAAAAGTCAACCATAAGAAGACCATTAAACGTTGCGGCTGAGAAAGACCGGTTAAGGAGAGACATGGAATTCGCTCAAATGAAACACGATGAGGCGGAAGTTGAGAAGATTAAAGCAAGACTTCAAGAACTAGAAGCTTCTCGTCAAGGTCAAGAGAAAGATAAGAAGGCAATAAGACTCGCGGAAATGAATAGAAAGAATCGCGTCGAGAACTTCAAGAATGCTTCTGAAATGAAGCCCGTGAATACGGGTCTGAAGGCTGGTGAAGCGGGTTACGACCCGTTTTCAAGAAGGTGGACTCGGTCCAGGAATTACTATGTTTCGAAGCCCGGTGAAACCGCTGCAGGTGAAGCCAATGGCGGGGACGCGCAAACGGCTGCAGGAGTGGGTCCTAAAGCGGGCCTTGTGGCTACTGCGGCTGCACTGGAAGCTGCAGCCGATGCGGGGAAGTTGGTGGATACTAATGCTCCTGTGGATCAAGGGACCGAGTCAAACATGTTGCATGATTTTGACCTGCCGATTTCGTTGGCGTCACTTCAGAAGTTTGGTGGGGCCCACGGAGTCCAGGCGGGGTTCATGGCTCGGAAACAGAGGATAGAAGCAACAGTTGGGTGCCAGGTCCCTGAGAACGATGGAAGGAGGCATGCGTTGACCCTGTCGGTTAGCGACTATAAGAGACGTAGAGGTTTGCTTTAG
- the LOC110884367 gene encoding N-lysine methyltransferase setd6 yields the protein MGSSNRQMRAFKRWMNHHSIHYSDTIDILIHQHQVYVQALYNIHEGDLIATIPKQSCLTVKSSGACDLIEGFDLEGYMALSVALMYEKSLGQLSPWFGYLQLLPDSNPDVPLLWSVDEIDQLLLGTELHKTVKEDKALVYEDWKACIVPFVESAQLDPSDFTLDQYFAAKSLISSRSFQIDDYYGFGMVPLADLFNHKTDAEDVHFTSVSSHSDSDTDSSENIENRVDDHPDGDSLYQIQNESTVTSPEGDLSAGDDTYSSNTEILEMIMVRDVKAGSEVFNTYGSMGNAALLHRYGFTEPDNPYNIVNIDLELVLQWSSSLFSSRHTRSRLSLWKRFHVSEFPNQQIDYFEISSDGEPEVELLKLISIILLPEKAYNEFDRSKVALTSNKKGIVWSEITETNKRLLLTESVRGGLLSLADIRERCYGLRSVEDDVEALEACPVTERKLYHSLVLRISERRILEKLRVYASVGYGH from the exons ATGGGTAGCAGCAACCGGCAAATGAGGGCCTTCAAACGGTGGATGAACCACCACTCAATCCACTACAGCGACACTATCGACATCCTCATACACCAACACCAAGTATATGTGCAAGCATTATACAACATACACGAAGGCGACCTCATCGCCACCATCCC tAAACAGAGCTGCCTCACCGTCAAGTCCTCGGGTGCCTGCGACCTCATCGAAGGCTTCGATCTCGAAGGTTATATGGCACTCTCTGTTGCTCTTATGTATGAGAAGAGCTTGGGCCAACTGTCCCCTTGGTTCGGTTATCTCCAGCTGTTGCCTGATAGCAACCCCGATGTTCCGTTGCTATGGTCCGTTGATGAGATTGACCAGTTGTTGCTAGGTACCGAGCTTCATAAG ACAGTTAAAGAAGACAAAGCTCTTGTATACGAGGACTGGAAAGCATGTATTGTGCCGTTTGTCGAGTCGGCTCAACTTGATCCTTCTGATTTTACTCTCGACCAGTATTTTGCCGCAAAAAGTTTGATCTCTTCGCGTTCGTTTCAGATAGATGATTATTATGGATTCGGGATGGTTCCTTTGGCAGACCT ATTCAATCACAAGACAGATGCTGAGGATGTACACTTCACCTCTGTATCTTCTCATTCCGATTCTGATACCGATTCATCTGAAAACATAGAAAACCGGGTTGATGATCATCCGGACGGGGATTCTTTGTATCAAATTCAAAATGAATCAACCGTCACCTCACCGGAAGGTGATCTTAGTGCTGGTGATGATACATATTCCTCGAACACCGAAATTCTTGAAATGATTATGGTGAGGGATGTTAAAGCTGGATCCGAG GTCTTCAACACTTACGGGTCAATGGGTAATGCTGCATTGCTTCACAGATATGGATTTACAGAACCCGATAACCCATACAACATAGTGAATATAGATCTAGAGTTAGTCCTCCAATGGAGTTCATCTCTTTTTTCATCTCGGCACACTAGAAGTCGTCTTTCTTTGTGGAAAAGATTCCATGTTTCTGAATTTCCAAACCAGCAGATCGATTATTTTGAAATATCATCTGATGGTGAACCGGAAGTTGAGCTGCTTAAACTGATATCTATAATCTTGCTACCCGAAAAAGCTTACAATGAGTTTGATAGATCAAAAGTAGCGTTGACGTCTAACAAAAAAGGGATCGTATGGAGTGAGATTACCGAAACAAACAAGAGACTTTTACTGACGGAAAGCGTTCGAGGCGGTTTGTTGTCACTGGCGGATATTAGGGAAAGATGTTATGGGTTGAGGTCTGTTGAGGATGATGTCGAGGCACTAGAGGCTTGTCCTGTTACAGAAAGAAAGTTGTACCATTCTTTGGTGCTGCGCATCAGCGAGCGGAGGATTCTGGAGAAGCTTAGGGTGTACGCGTCTGTAGGGTACGGTCACTAG
- the LOC110880924 gene encoding serine/threonine-protein kinase STY13-like: MLKLGCEEAGVSYPHSHKIVHRDVKTENVLLDKTRTVKIANFGVARVEASNPNDMTYETGTLGYMAPEVPNENPYNRKFDVYSFGICLWEIYCCNMPYPDLSFSEVTSADVRQNLMPDIPRCCPSSLSNVMKLCWDANPDKLPEMDKVVRMLEGIDTTKGGDMILGDQAQVVFASGSIAGLKDLYHVLRRWYTYI, encoded by the exons ATGCTCAAATTGGGATGTGAAGAGG CCGG GGTAAGTTACCCGCATTCCCATAAGATTGTACACAGAGATGTGAAGACTGAAAACGTGTTGTTAGACAAAACCAGAACCGTTAAAATTGCTAATTTTGGGGTTGCACGTGTTGAAGCATCTAACCCAAATGACATGACCTATGAAACTGGGACCCTTGGCTATATGGCCCCTGAG GTACCGAATGAGAATCCGTATAATAGAAAGTTTGACGTGTACAGTTTTGGCATTTGTTTATGGGAAATATATTGTTGCAATATGCCATACCCTGACCTTAGTTTCTCGGAAGTAACTTCCGCTGACGTTCGCCAG AATCTAATGCCCGACATTCCAAGGTGTTGCCCGAGTTCTCTTTCTAATGTTATGAAACTATGTTGGGATGCAAATCCCGACAAACTACCCGAAATGGACAAGGTTGTTAGGATGTTAGAGGGAATTGATACAACGAAAGGCGGAGATATGATTCTGGGTGATCAAGCTCAGGTTGTCTTTGCTTCCGGAAGTATCGCGGGCCTTAAAGACTTGTACCATGTGTTGAGAAGATGGTACACTTATATTTGA